In the Gossypium arboreum isolate Shixiya-1 chromosome 10, ASM2569848v2, whole genome shotgun sequence genome, one interval contains:
- the LOC128281453 gene encoding serine/threonine-protein phosphatase 7 long form homolog, which produces MEFFFFYVLMWHVGSGHNFWAGFGVLYSWGSSVLAILYRELCRTTDPSAVDIGGCLILLQSWALYRMPFLASISHQSYTFPLVNRWSTNLGIGRSYTVLIYCLMIENHSGEGFIWMPYSDPEVTVVIPSYAQVHSHLWCISAPLIHFQTVEWYHGDRVIRQFGCIQYIPTQPVRLDAQLHGMTRRGRHGTDWGDEHEQYITMWNNRFSRVPQMDRCLDLQHRHSTYSGTMRRGNHFYLVGGRW; this is translated from the exons atggaatttttttttttttacgttttgatgtggcatgtcggatccggccataacttctgggccgggtttggggtgctatacAGTTGGGGATCATCAGTGTTAGCCATTTTGTACCGCGAACTTTGTCGGACGACAGATCCCTCTGCGGTGGACATAGGTGGATGTCTCATACTGCTACAGTCGTGGGCACTTTAtcggatgccattcttggcatccATTAGTCACCAATCATATACATTTCCACTCGTTAATAG ATGGAGCACGAATCTAGGTATCGGGAGGTCATACACGGTTCTGATATACTGTCTAATGATTGAGAATCATTCTGGAGAGGGA TTCATTTGGATGCCATATTCTGATCCTGAAGTTACAGTTGTTATTCCATCGTATGCTCAGGTCCACTCACACTTATGGTGCATTAGCGCACCCCTTATCCATTTTCAGACGGTGGAGTGGTATCATGGCGATCGGGTAATCCGACAGTTCGGTTGTATACAATATATCCCGACACAGCCAGTACGATTGGATGCACAGCTACATGGCATGACTAGGAGGGGGAGGCATGGAACTGATTGGGGAGATGAGCATGAACAATATATTACGATGTGGAACAACCGGTTTAGTAGGGTACCTCAGATGGATCGTTGTTTGGATCTGCAGCATCGCCACAGTACCTACAGCGGTACTATGAGAAggggaaaccatttttatttggtGGGCGGTCGATGGTAG
- the LOC108488126 gene encoding uncharacterized protein LOC108488126, giving the protein MELVDDEDMETMVALYCHSNQNAPIHLFAELAVVESTEDPTPLGEEDRPQEPCMVVPISYVGSQSTTHRIDIDLNATPEIDVGDDDVYRSSDPSDYEVDIDSDPDMDDVPNDIDDEGVNEDGNINASLVRNQIHRIVIHNNPEAHISQIDPDSTHAAEFPEYPEILPAHQMAIYSDPEELFVGQRFKSKEECLFAIKRYSINISVDYKVVESKLTLYIGECWKSAEGCNWRIRAAFIQKSQMWEIQKFVGPHTCTSTRMTEDHQKLDSKTICTCIMPMVEDMPTIKVSILIAEMQARFQYRVSYRKAWIAKQMAMEQLYGNFDASSNEL; this is encoded by the coding sequence atggaacttgtagacgaTGAAGATATGGAGACAATGGTCGCTCTTTACTGCCATAGCAACCAAAATGCACCGATTcacttatttgctgagttagctgtTGTGGAGTCAACAGAAGATCCAACTCCATTAGGTGAAGAAGATAGACCTCAAGAGCCGTGTATGGTGGTTCCGATATCATACGTTGGTAGTCAATCAACTACACATAGGATCGACATTGATCTTAATGCAACACCCGAGATTGATGTGGGTGATGATGATGTATACCGAAGTAGTGATCCTTCTGATTATGAAGTCGATATTGATAGTGATCCCGACATGGATGATGTCCCAaatgatattgacgatgaaggCGTGAATGAGGATGGAAACATTAATGCGTCTTTAGTCAGGAACCAGATCCATcgtattgtgatacacaataatcctGAGGCACACATATCTCAGATAGACCCCGATTCAACACATGCAGCCGAGTTCCCGGAGTACCCTGAGATACTACCCGCTCACCAGATGGCCATATATTCTGATCCTGAGGAGTTGTTCGTGGGCCAGAGATTCAAAAGTAAGGAAGAGTGCCTATTTGCCATTAAGCGGTATAGTATAAATATATCAGTGGACTACAAAGTCGTCGAGTCTAAACTGACATTATATATTGGAGAGTGTTGGAAGTCGGCAGAAGGCTGCAATTGGAGGATACGAGCTGCATTTATCCAGAAGTCTCAGATGTGGGAGATACaaaaatttgttgggcctcacacatgtACTTCAACACGAATGACAGAAGATCATCAAAAACTTGATTCGAAAACTATTTGTACATGCATCATGCCAATGGTTGAAGACATGCCGACCATTAAAGTTTCGATATTAATTGCCGAAATGCAGGCACGATTCCAGTATCGAGTATCATACCGAAAggcatggatagctaaacagatggCAATGGAGCAATTGTACGGAAATTTCGATGCATCGTCCAATGAGTTATAG
- the LOC108487313 gene encoding uncharacterized protein LOC108487313 yields the protein MLGVLCTRPPKPWILNSLSLIAHGGSAAHHHENRLLHWPSHFADLSADNRRCRHHSTACRLGGGSEGGAASIWHAILPCGGDRGVKNRGDVWKNVERKGEGSWNVSWDARPARWLRPDSAWLLFGVCACLAPMPMDEFDDVNLDADNKTDASLNSDEKSSNHLSSVAAADNFKVTGILADGRCLFRAIAHGACLRSGEEAPDENRQRELADELRAQVVNELLKRREETEWYIEGDFDAYVKEIQQPYVWGGEPELLMASHVLKTRISVYMIHRSSGNLINIAKYGEEYQKEKENPINVLFHGYGHYDILESLPELISSK from the exons ATGCTTGGTGTATTGTGCACACGACCTCCCAAGCCTTGGATCCTCAACTCCCTATCTCTGATCGCCCACGGTGGTTCAGCGGCTCACCATCACGAAAATCGTTTATTGCACTGGCCTTCACATTTCGCCGATTTATCTGCCGATAATCGGCGCTGCCGGCACCATTCAACGGCTTGTCGGCTTGGTGGCGGCTCAGAGGGTGGTGCAGCTTCTATATGGCATGCGATTTTGCCATGCGGAGGAGACAGAGGAGTGAAGAATAGAGGAGATGTGTGGAAGAATGTGGAGAGGAAAGGGGAAGGTTCCTGGAATGTGTCGTGGGATGCCAGACCGGCTCGGTGGCTTCGACCGGATTCTGCTTGGCTTCTGTTTGGAGTCTGCGCTTGCCTTGCGCCGATGCCGATGGATGAATTTGATGACGTTAACCTCGATGCTGATAATAAAACCGATGCTTCTTTAAATTCAGATGAAAAGAGTAGTAATCATTTGTCTTCAGTTGCTGCCGCTGATAATTTCAAGGTTACAG GGATTTTAGCGGATGGACGATGTCTGTTCAGAGCAATAGCTCATGGAGCTTGTTTGAGGTCTGGAGAAGAAGCTCCTGATGAAAACCGTCAAAGAGAACTTGCTGATGAATTGAGAGCTCAG GTTGTGAATGAGCTTTTGAAGAGGCGTGAAGAAACAGAATG GTATATTGAGGGAGATTTTGATGCTTATGTAAAGGAAATTCAGCAGCCTTATGTTTGGGGTGGAGAGCCTGAATTATTGATGGCTTCTCATGTTTTGAA GACTCGAATTTCTGTCTACATGATTCATAGAAGCTCTGGTAATTTAATAAACATAGCAAAGTACGGTGAAGAATACCAGAAGGAGAAGGAGAATCCTATTAATGTGCTTTTTCATGGGTATGGTCACTATGACATACTGGAGTCATTGCCGGAACTAATTTCCAGCAAATAA